Proteins encoded in a region of the Bombiscardovia apis genome:
- the fmt gene encoding methionyl-tRNA formyltransferase, giving the protein MNQPLKIVFAGTPITAVPALELLASDPEHFQVVAVLTRPDAPQGRGRKLTPSPVKQFAQERGIAVLESNPAEHDFPEVIRATGATCGAVVAYGRILKQPVLDALDQGWFNLHFSLLPQWRGAAPVQRAIWSGEQVSGATVFQLTRGMDEGPIVAQSTVEIGEHETSGELLDRLAHDGSHLLAAALEAVAEGRANPQPQPQGAYEVAQKITSSDAHIRFDVPAFAADRHIRACTPEPGAWCYLHEQADSEGLLLHVLRAQSAASSEHEPPQSLAAGKLMATKKAVWLGTQTEPLELLEVKAAGKKAMKAADWARGARLSDQAYCD; this is encoded by the coding sequence GCTTTGGAGCTCTTGGCCTCAGACCCTGAACACTTCCAAGTGGTGGCCGTTCTCACGCGCCCGGATGCGCCGCAGGGGAGGGGACGTAAGCTTACGCCCAGCCCGGTTAAACAGTTCGCTCAGGAACGCGGCATTGCTGTCTTAGAATCAAATCCAGCAGAGCATGACTTTCCTGAGGTGATTCGCGCTACGGGTGCCACTTGTGGTGCCGTGGTGGCCTACGGGCGCATTCTCAAACAGCCTGTTTTGGACGCTCTCGACCAGGGTTGGTTTAATCTGCATTTTTCACTCCTGCCCCAGTGGCGAGGTGCCGCACCGGTTCAGCGGGCCATCTGGTCGGGTGAGCAAGTGAGCGGTGCTACGGTCTTCCAACTGACTCGGGGCATGGATGAAGGCCCTATCGTGGCGCAATCAACGGTTGAAATAGGGGAGCATGAGACCTCGGGAGAATTGCTCGACAGGTTGGCTCATGATGGTTCTCACCTGCTGGCCGCAGCCTTAGAAGCAGTCGCTGAGGGCAGAGCAAATCCGCAGCCGCAGCCTCAAGGCGCGTATGAGGTTGCGCAAAAAATTACCAGTAGCGATGCTCATATTCGTTTTGACGTGCCTGCTTTTGCGGCCGACCGTCACATTCGCGCCTGCACGCCAGAGCCTGGAGCTTGGTGCTACTTGCACGAACAAGCAGACAGCGAAGGCCTTCTCTTGCATGTTTTACGGGCCCAAAGCGCTGCGAGCTCCGAGCATGAACCTCCTCAATCGCTGGCAGCGGGAAAGCTGATGGCCACCAAAAAGGCTGTGTGGCTGGGCACGCAAACTGAGCCTCTGGAACTCTTGGAAGTTAAGGCTGCCGGTAAGAAAGCCATGAAAGCTGCTGATTGGGCACGGGGCGCGCGGCTGAGCGACCAAGCATACTGCGACTAG
- a CDS encoding HU family DNA-binding protein — protein sequence MAYNKSDLVSKIAQKSNLTKAQAEAAVNAFQDVFVEAMKSGEGLKLTGLFSAERVKRAARTGRNPRTGETIKIPASYGVRISAGSLLKKAVSNK from the coding sequence ATGGCATACAACAAATCTGATCTGGTCTCGAAGATTGCTCAGAAGTCGAACCTGACCAAGGCTCAGGCTGAAGCAGCTGTCAACGCCTTCCAAGACGTCTTCGTCGAGGCCATGAAGTCCGGCGAGGGCCTCAAGCTCACCGGTCTGTTCTCTGCCGAGCGCGTCAAGCGTGCTGCCCGCACTGGCCGCAATCCCCGCACCGGTGAGACCATCAAGATTCCAGCATCCTACGGTGTCCGTATCTCCGCAGGCTCACTGCTGAAGAAGGCTGTGTCCAACAAGTAA
- a CDS encoding inositol monophosphatase family protein — translation MELRDLTIQTAHIAVEAGRHALQDQINPHDLRNQMQADSDARFVSEIDDRLIRYCRTKIEAADPCDGFWEEEGSDRKPGGHYWCLGHIDGSINYVRNMAEWTITISLFEVDQAGKPRPILGIVHSPVLGLTYMAAEGQGAIRVRRTTVGDKREKIMPSTTSSLKGSVVSFGMSYFPRESERALKTVAQLAGRPADIKRVGPTSLDLCRVADGSYDAYFEPMLHSWDIPAVSAGAIVVREAQGRLSQWNGEPVSWEHNNDLVASNGLITEDLFQYLR, via the coding sequence ATGGAGTTGCGCGATTTGACCATACAGACGGCCCATATCGCTGTCGAGGCTGGCCGCCATGCCTTGCAAGATCAAATCAATCCTCACGACTTGCGAAACCAGATGCAAGCCGATAGTGATGCGCGTTTTGTGTCTGAGATAGACGATAGACTTATTCGCTACTGTCGTACCAAAATCGAAGCAGCTGATCCCTGTGACGGTTTCTGGGAAGAAGAAGGTTCAGACCGCAAACCTGGCGGGCACTATTGGTGCTTGGGACATATCGACGGTTCGATCAATTATGTGCGTAACATGGCTGAGTGGACTATTACCATATCTCTCTTCGAAGTCGATCAAGCAGGCAAACCGCGCCCCATTCTGGGCATAGTTCACTCTCCAGTTCTGGGGCTGACTTACATGGCAGCGGAAGGCCAGGGTGCTATTCGCGTGCGACGAACAACAGTAGGTGATAAGCGCGAGAAGATTATGCCTTCTACTACCAGTAGTCTCAAAGGCTCAGTAGTCAGCTTTGGCATGTCATACTTTCCACGCGAATCGGAGCGGGCCCTCAAAACGGTTGCTCAGTTGGCCGGTAGGCCAGCAGACATAAAAAGGGTAGGGCCCACCTCTCTCGACCTGTGTAGGGTGGCTGACGGGTCTTACGACGCCTACTTCGAGCCCATGCTACACTCTTGGGATATTCCTGCGGTCTCTGCTGGGGCTATCGTGGTCCGGGAGGCTCAAGGCAGACTGAGCCAGTGGAACGGCGAGCCAGTCAGTTGGGAGCATAACAACGACCTCGTAGCTTCTAATGGTCTCATCACTGAGGATCTCTTTCAATACTTACGCTAA